The following nucleotide sequence is from Trifolium pratense cultivar HEN17-A07 linkage group LG2, ARS_RC_1.1, whole genome shotgun sequence.
cacTTTAAAATTatccacacaaaaaaataactattaaaaaaaatcatcaaaaaggAAAATAACATCAGATTCTGTTGTAGGCATAAAGTCACCTATTTCAGAAGTTATCTTCCAGAATCATTTCAGAAATTATCTTCAAGAATCTTTTGTGTTTGGAAGTTTATCTTCCAAAACACCTGAGCGGCAAAATTGGATATTTGGGGAGACCTAAGTGTAAAGTATGGGGCCTAAAGAgcaaatttattttcttttgcttaACTGTTATTTTAAATGGGCCGAGCCCATAATTTCCCTTTATTTTCTGGAAAATTTTACCTTCCACCCCAATATTTATAGTCTTACCCCAACAaactataaaatatttcaattttatcctttttacatttaattttttatacttttattttttttcatcctTACTTTTAACATTTTCGGACCCAGTTGGCTCCACATAACATTTTGTACTACCAAATTTTTTCTATTTAGACAATTTAATTTACtagaaatttatttaaaattaatctggtaaacaatttttttagaaaatttaaaccATAATACATCAGTGATTCCATGATTATTCCTGTCAGTTACCTTCAAATAATCCATAAAACTCTCAAGATAGTGTGTTATGGTTTGTAGTTCTGTTAACCCCACAATAACACCTTTTTCATAACATGCAGATGCAAATTCTTCATATGTTTCTTCATTGTTCGATCAATCTGTAACAAAGTTGAAGTATCAACAGCGCTCTGGTCCTATAACATGAACCAGAACTCTTTGCTTAATTTTTCCAGTAAAATAAAGTGAACCCGAAATATTAGAAAAAGTTTCCCCAAAAAAGTGAGTTCACCCCCACATAATTGTTCCGGTATGTATAAAGTGTTCCGatttataacaaatatattcAAAAACTTTAATGTGTTTCGATCCAATTTTGGTCGCAAATAAAAAACTTTGCGCCAATCTATATAATTTCGAAGTATGTCCAAAGTTTAAAGTACGAGTAAAAAGGCTACTTCGTCTTTctgttaacaaaaaaaaggcttaaatgcaattttaccctcactgttttgattaaatcggaattttaccttcctgttttaaaacgcggacttttatcccctgttttataattttggcttaaatgcacttttggtccccctattttcaaaaaaatgaagttttggtcccccaattttaaaaaccagttttttagtccctctattttcattttttttaagttttgatccccatcttattttggggttaattttgttgatgtggccttgtaactaatgatgtggcaacattcatgtggacaaatttaatatccatgtcattattatatatttttaaattcattaaaactttatttataaaatattttaattattagaattatatattcaactgaaatgataattgttaaatcatgtgattgtttgttttttttaggtttaataaattagaggttgtgaatttttggattttttattttaatgagtttACGATGATGATATGATGAAGAAAtgtgattattttgttttctgggTTGGTAAGAAGAGTAAGGATAACTGGATAAGTGGATGATGATAATGGGAGCTATGGATTGTTTGATGTGattattttttgattgatttctttttaaaaaatactataattttaataattaaattattttataaaataagttttattgaattaaaaacaaataatgacatggatattaaatttgtccacgtggacgctgatatgcattagtggcaatgccacatcaacaaaattagccttaaaatggaatgggggatcaaaactaaaaaaaaattaaaattgggggactaaaaagttggttttaaaataggggggatcaaaacttcatttttttgaaaatagggggatcaaaagtgtaTTTAAGCctataattttttagatttttccCTCCCTAAAATTCTACTTTCGAGTCATAACTTTAAAGCTTCTCACACaattcaatttggatcaataattcaccaaacgtataccgaaatgaccgtaatcgagttatctttccacataatcaaaccctactaaatttggagttacaaagagagattaattaccgttttagtgatggtatgtcccccaaaattctgcacaaaatctgctttcgagtcacaacttcaaaacttcgcacagaattccatttggatccttaattcaccaaactggtaccgaaatgaccgcaatcgagttagttttcaacagaatcaaactccactaaatttggagttacagagagagattaattatcattttagtgaaggtctgtccaaattaattattgtatggaactactactggtatttttgtcatgtctctcaccctgtagctcattttttaatagtatttacatgtccgaAAATCTAatgaaattacccttgttgtcatttaaatttcctcaaatttggagttacgatgtgtttgggagacgatgttgaatttgaaggtcagaagtagatttctgcaaaattattaattagacagaccttcactaaaatggtaattaatctctctttgtaactccaaatttagtggggtttgattctgtggaaagataactcgattactgTCATATTGGTatccttttggtgaattattgatccaaattgagttatgtgcgaagctttgaagttgtgactcgaaagcagaatttttgcagaattttgggtgacataccttcactaaaacggtaattaatctctctttgtaaattcaaattcagtggggtttgattctgtgcaaagataactcgattacggtcatttcggtatccgtttggtgaattattgatccaaattgagttgtgtgtgaagctttgaagttgtgactcgaaaacaGAATTTTAGAGGggacaaaatccaaaaaattataaaacagagggataaaagtccgcgttttaaaacaaaaggtaaaattctgatttaatcaaaacaagaggagcaaaactgcatttaagcaaaaaataaactacttcatttttttatttttttaaaggctTCGTCTTTAAATTTATAACCATCAGCCaactttgtttttaaatttttaaaagccAAATCACTTCTCAACTTACTTCATGTCTATCAAATGAGTGCGCATGTCTTGTTGTCATGACTAGATTAACCATCGGTCAATTTGCAAAAGTAAGTAATTAACATGGCTGGTCCATAGTCAGTGCAAGATAGATTACTGCACAAGCCTAAAATTTTGTCACGATTAAATCATGATTAAATAAACCCTTCCTTATAATCGTCACGGTTTAAGGGTGGTTAAATTGAACTCTATGCATTTTGTCACTATTGAATTGTGTCCAAATTGGACTTTTGAGATATACTTAATTAACTTAAGAGAACAATCATGTATCCGTATGATGTCATTGCACGGAAACGTGTGTATATAAGCACAAGTATAATCTAACAAGATATGAAGTGTACAATTTGGAAATGTGATTACATAAAATCTTTTACtcaattcaaaataattacttCAGTAATATCATAAAAAGTTTTACCTAAAAATTATCGGTCaccaataatataaataaataaattggatgTATTTGTCCCTATGAGCTTAGCTAAATCACGTATATTATACAGCTGAATTTCAAACTCCGAATTCCACATATTCATATAATTTCTAGCCAATTAGACTAttagacaaaaaatatatattggatAAAATATGTATTTCCCCAAAATTCTAATTAATTACTTCATGGCCGACTGTGATTGTGATTTCACTGTTTGGTGTGTAAATACTAAATAGGATATCTTGTTTCAAACTAAATAGACCTcaactaattaaaaattaaaaagttaattattgGATTTGGATAGAATCCACTGACTTTTTAGTTgaagttattttttgttttaagtattaAGTACGTAACACACATATATagttaaagatattttttgttttaagtattaGGTACGTAAAACACATATATGTACAATAGATGGAGTGGCCGGCTACCTACTAAAGCCAACACATTCAAAATAAACCAATGAAATACATGAAGTGCATCTATGTCATTTCTAGGTTAATTAAACTTCCATTGATTATTTATTTCCATACGATGTTTTATGTGTTTCCTCTACGATGATGGGAGATATATTACATCCCTTCTAAAATATAACAtctttttcacaaaaaaaaaaaaacatgcgAATAGAGttaagaaaaatgatttttcactaaattttttaaaaatatacgttcgttttttttttaaaattatcctTCAATTATTGAAAGAGataaataatagtttttattttgtttcaattaaTTACTGATATTTTTGagtaattttaattaatacacTTTGAAGtttggaaaatattttataaaatgggacaacaaaatttaagaaaatggtCTTATATATTGGGACAGAGGTAATACATTGGGGTCTTTAAATCTAAACCGatccaaataaaaatttagtaCTGGTCCAAAAATTCGAAAGCCGCAAAAAactgaattttatatttttgaatgtGTTTGGATGTCTTCTTGTGAATATCATTGGATCAGATCGAATTTCgatttgatttttcaaaatccataaaaaaaacgaACCAAactgcatacatatatttttatactTGAACTTTTAATTAGCATGATATATTTCATTAACCTATTactttttggtttttaattttttttaatactacttattatttaaatttaatcttttttttttactattttattttatgtgtttcaaatataattgataattttcattctaaaataataatttatagtaTATTATGTTATAGCCTATAAGTCTCTATCCGTAAATATTGGAGTTAGAAAAAAGTATGACCTTAATCTACTTTAATTTCTTGAGTATCTAGAACAACTACCGGAATATTGAAGCAATCTTTCGCATAGCCCTTTATTGCATagccctttattttttttcttgggtTGCGTATGTTGAGTAAAGAACAACCCCGTGAAGCTACGGGATTTCGCATCCTTCTCTCCCCTCCTTTCTATCATTAGAAGCAAAGAAAGGCAGGAGCTGGTTTTTATAACATACATAATCTCGTTCATTTTTCCTCCAGCAAGGAGAGAAGAGTCGGTTCAACTCATGAAATGGATGCTTTCGTATGGGCTGTATGCCTTTTATAACTAAAGCTAGAGTTCCCAGGATCATTTCCACTATGTATGCTCATGCCGGAGGGAGCATCCCCACTTAGTGATCGGTCCGCTAGTTTGTGCAAATCCGAACAAGTTATCACGGACGAGCCACATGCAGGAAAACTTGCACGTGTGGTTCTTCCAGCTTAATCACTTACTCGTgcttattaatatttaataaaaaaatatataatttataatttggatatccaaaaaccgattcAAATTAAATTGTACAAAATTGGACATCAAATTCAGCTTAGTCATCTAAAACTAAATTCAAGTGCAAATAATTTCATCTTTAATTGGGATAAATTTTTGCCTCAAAATCAATACAAACCGTactccaataataataataataataataataataataataataataataataataaaattatttaccAGTTAGGGGGAGCACGTGATAGCCAACAACCCCTTTCAAACAATATTATTTGTCTATAAATAGTAACTAAATGGAACTTGCATTCATATAATTTCTACGTACAGATATTGAAACCAACAGAATGACATACTTGGAGAAAATAAGAGAGTCCCAAAGAGCCAATGGACCAGCCACCATACTAGCAATTGGTACAGCAACTCCATCCAATTGCATTTACCAATCTGATTTTACTGATTATTACTTCCGAGTTACCAAAAGTGAACACATGACTCAACTCAAGGCCAAACTGAACCGTATATGTAAGCTCATCATTTCAACACTATTGTTTGTTatctagttttttatttatttatttatttttattttaaaattttcatatacagactaaataacaataataattataatggaGAAGTTCGGATTCAAACTCCGGTCATAATCGATGACTAATTTTCCATTAGCAATATGATTAATCTCCGGGCATACAAGGAGggtatgaaaaagaaaattgtcaaaaattatctaaaaaaattgttcaaataaCCTTCCTCTTATATTAATTGCAATGAGTTTGCCTCAAAAAAAAGGGCACATATTATGCATGCAGCCATGCAATGCACATGCACCTAGTACCATTTCATGCTTCTTCATGCATATGCTTAAAAGCCAAAAGTTGTATGAAATATAGTTCCCAATTTATCAGGGTTTGAGGTTCGAACTccaaacactccacttatttattttaagggtGAAAGTTTTCGTTaataaactacttgacaaaaaaataaataatttccaTTTATTAATTTGTAATGGCCACTAatataatttcttaaattttacTCTATTACAACATTTTAAGTATGTGTTTAATATGAACTAAAATGGTCAAACAATGAACCAATATCATTTTTTAGTTAGTTGATTAATACATATTTTACTTGATTGGTCTTGATCAGGTGAGAAATCAATGATAAAGAAACGTTACATACACCTCACAGAGGAAATTCTTGAAGAAAATCCCAACATATCCGCTTATGAAGAACCATCGCTCAATGCACGCCAAGACATGTTAGTTAAAGAAGTACCAAAGTTAGGCGAACAAGCAGCATCAAAAGCAATAGCCGAATGGGGAAGACCAAAATCAGAGATAACTCATCTCATATTTTGTTCAACTTCTGGTGTTGACATGCCCGGTGCTGATTATCAACTCATCAAACTCTTAAATCTAGACCCATCCATAAAAAGGTTCATGTTATATCATCAAGGTTGTTTCGCTGGTGGAACCGTTCTTCGTCTTGCTAAAGATCTCGCTGAGAATAACATTGGTGCACGTGTCCTCGTTGTGTGCTCTGAAATAACCGTCGTTACTTTTCGTGGGCCCAATGAAAATCACTTGGATTCCTTAGTTGGACAAGCACTCTTTGGTGATGGTGCTTCGTCTGTGATTGTTGGATCAGATCCTGATACAACAATCGAACGACCATTATTTCATATCGTTTCAGCTTCAGCAACGGTTTTACCAAACTCtgaaggtaattttttttttaaaatgaaaaaatttagtACTCTAGGTAATTGTTACTCGCTctggtccttaatataaaaaaaaatgttaactttttagattcacCGAGTAACTAACGTATTTTGTCTATATATATTAAGGTGCTATTGAAGGACACTTGCGCGAAGTGGGTCTAACTTTTCATCTGAAAGACAATGTTCCAAATTTGATTGGTGAAAACATCGAGAAGAGTCTAGAAGAAACTTTTCATCCATTAGGGATTAGTGATTGGAATTCATTGTTTTGGATAGCACACCCTGGAGGTCCTGCAATATTGAAGAAGATTGAAAAAACGGTTGGGCTGAATTCAGAAAAACTAAATGCAACTAAACATGTTTTGAGTGAATATGGAAATATGTCAAGTGCATGTGTGCTATTTATCTTGGATGAAATGAGGAGAAGGTCTATGGAAGAAGGGAAATTAACTACTGGTGATGGATTGAAATGGGGtgttttgtttggatttggTCCTGGCTTGACTATGGAAACCATTGCTTTGCATAGTGTCAACATAGATCACCACAACTAGCTTGAATTTCCATGATGATTATGGTGGAGGATTATTATATACTAGTGTTACagtaaaagaataaaagatAATCATGTATATATACATGATTAATGTTTGCTTAACCTTTTCattattgtattgtattgtatgtataaccgtaaaaaataatcatgtatatgtatattATGTTTGCTTTTACGTGTGGTATAATAAAGAAGTTTACTATTTCTACGTAGAAAATGTTGTGCGGAAAATTCAGGGACTTAACTAGAAATTTATTTAACGTGggcaaaaacattaaaaataagttttatctaatattatatatagatattataaattaaatattatatggattattaattaatatgaaGTATATACACCCAAAAATTTAATGGGAATTACATAGCCTCATTATAtgacgattttttttttttaaaaaggctAATATTATTAAGGAACTAAGGAAGAACACAAGCACAAGGAGTACTTGTGAAATACAACCAACagaaaatacaaatagtacGGAGACCAACAAAAGAAACAGGGGTGGAACACTAGAGGAAAAGCAAACCACCATTTCCCTACACCAGCAGACATAACTGAAGGCAATACACTAAATAACGTACGGAGGCAGAAATTTAGTACAAGAGGATCGAGTTTAaaagtataatttagtaaagaaaaaactaaattttgaattatgaaccatttttattaagttgaaatccctctattttcatatttattgtaattttagtctTAACTCATGCATTTTGCCATAAAAATTGCAACTATATATTTGCAGAAAAAATGTGAATTATGGTTTTAAAAGAGATATTttgtcaataaatttaatattggGACAGTAATTcacctttttattttacaaaaaacataccattttattgaaaaaacatATGTTGGTATCAAATTAATTTACACCAAATATAAAAACAGAGCCAAAAGGTTGAATTAAAATGGAGACCATTTTcatgagtttaataaaataaagagacaaaaagtgaaattaaacaaataatataatatcatactagtataaaaaattaaaaaaatatttaggggGACTCTGGCCTCGAATGGTCCCCTTCTAGCTTTGGCATTGCTtgttactattaaaaaaataattgattagTTCAGCCGGTAAaaacatcacatatattatgaACGAGTCATCGTTTAAACACCAAACATTCCACTTAAACCTCATTTGTTAACTGTGGCTAAACCACTTTGGTTTGTTAGAAAAAAGTTGCCAATAAAACTCATTTGTACTAGCTGATGTAGTTCTTTTCAGTTTATCCCTAATTATTCATACATATCGACATTCGTAGTCCCAAAATAATCTTTAATATTTAGACAAGTTCACTTCAACAAAGTAAATCCTTGAAAAATAGAATACTACAATAAGTCAGTACAACACCCTCGAAAACTTCAAGAATTAGGAAAGAACGTGGATTCCCTTTTAAGGATCGCTTCCCTTTATCAAATGAAAtgagtttctctataaatagagatacTCATGAGGCAGGAAATTATATCAAAACACAAtcatcagaaaatcatgttcaCATAAGTCTGACTTCTGTCTAAGATATTTCTAAGTCATTTTCATTCTCTAGTGCACCAGAGTCATTGAGGAAACTTTATTCTGTAAACTACCATTGTTGATATGCTTGGTGTGAATGTGCAAGTCACGTGGAAGATTTCAAAGTATCCTGAAGGGGATTCGTCAGGTTACTCATTTGCATCCGGTTTGCATAAACTGGTGGGggcgaatcgaacctaaagcTTAGTGTGTTCACACACGCTTTGGAATTTATGTGCACCATCatcatgttcttcatcatcatcttcttgttcAAATATTTGCAGCAGACCCCTAACAAAAGTTCTCACAATCTTTAGGTtcgattatttatttatgattaaCTCATGGATGCAATTTTTAAAGGAGATGATCATAGCCTTTGCAACGAATACTAAACAAGTCAGGCACATGTAAGGTGGTGTGGTTCATGGTTTAAGGTGTATAAACTTTTGACGGTACGTTCCTTCAAttctatattaaataatatggTTTTAAGTTAAATTTGTTTAATGCATGTATATATGCGTTCGAGAAATTGGATCCTCGGCAGCGAACATCACTACTGCCAACCTGCTGCAATACAATAGCCGCATGATTAATTACATCATATTGGATGAGAAACACTGAAACAATATGGTAAGTAATATTGGATGAGAAACAAATGAGAAAGTCGCGTGCCACTTTGTTTTTGATCCAATAATATTTATGGATTTTACCTCAACATAAACTCTCTATCattattgagtaaaaaaaaaaactctatcaTTATTagcattattttctttttcaaattaataaaattatttagtattccaaaaaaaacaaaaattatttttaaaaaaataggtttttttttttacataagtttgcataatagaacagacaggcgcggaacgcgccatGTCTGGTCGCTAGTAattgataaatttttagtctttaaatattttttgtcacacTACTTTTAGTATTTGTTTTATGTACTGTTTGACCCGACTTTTTTTAATTGTAGAAgctattttaataataaaacaaaaaataatagctttaaaactaaaattaaagttgtttggtaaatcttactttttttataacaaaaaattaaaagttgtttttttatttattattataatagggttaaaagatatgtttgataaaatattataatttttcttaaaatatagaagCTGATTGTTTCTTACTagaacttttaaaaattgttaatttgGCCTAATTTCTTAGaaaaaataagaggaaaaaaattaaGTCAAACAGTACCTTAAAATCAATTCATATGTatcttcaaaattttgagttattttattataaaaaaaattgagttattttttaccAATCGTATTTAATACATTATAAAACTTTCtttcacaaaagttttttttgtttatacatgctttgattttaaattagaatttgttttttatttttaagtcattataatattaattagtacAAGGCGTTCTATGTACATATATTTTGTTTGGCTTCAAGAAGcttttcaatattatttcaGGGTTTCTCATCCAATATGATATAATTAATCATGCGGCTATTGTATTGCAGCATGCTGGCAGCAGTGATGTTCGCTGCCGAGGATCCATATCGATGCATTCGATCATATATATTTGGAATTTAATGCCTTTAATTTTGATTGTTCTTCTAACTGTTAATCATGATTGGAGTAAAACACACGTTCAATTATTTGCCGAAACGATGTGTCATTTGGTGAAGAACATCATATTGGTTCGTGAAAGGTTACGACTGAAACTATTGCATGATCAGTTTTGGTGTtgggttttaaaaaataatagttgaAGGAGAAATGAACAAATATGTACTTATGACTACGGTGAAAGGTACACAGTTATCAGTCTTGATATATGATATGTATGATATAGAAACTATATTTAAGTATGTGAATTTTGAAAAGTATGAATAAGTTTGATTATGAGATATGTTTTTATGCTATCTTATCTTTTATcttagtaaaaggaaggttgagttgctcacaagcaagtattgtgatgatgtggcactctataagaaaaagtttacaatctttattaaaatcttttcatatttcatataatagagttactctaataataaataata
It contains:
- the LOC123909383 gene encoding chalcone synthase-like is translated as MTYLEKIRESQRANGPATILAIGTATPSNCIYQSDFTDYYFRVTKSEHMTQLKAKLNRICEKSMIKKRYIHLTEEILEENPNISAYEEPSLNARQDMLVKEVPKLGEQAASKAIAEWGRPKSEITHLIFCSTSGVDMPGADYQLIKLLNLDPSIKRFMLYHQGCFAGGTVLRLAKDLAENNIGARVLVVCSEITVVTFRGPNENHLDSLVGQALFGDGASSVIVGSDPDTTIERPLFHIVSASATVLPNSEGAIEGHLREVGLTFHLKDNVPNLIGENIEKSLEETFHPLGISDWNSLFWIAHPGGPAILKKIEKTVGLNSEKLNATKHVLSEYGNMSSACVLFILDEMRRRSMEEGKLTTGDGLKWGVLFGFGPGLTMETIALHSVNIDHHN